One window of the Terriglobales bacterium genome contains the following:
- the pilO gene encoding type 4a pilus biogenesis protein PilO, with protein sequence MASFKELPAKAQMGIIVGVVVALCAGFYFLVLKDQMAKNEKDLKAAKDMEAKVKELEPYQSKLEDLKRQIASLQLQLDIQKRIVPDEKEADKFMKMMQDTAVAAGVEVRRYAQEAGNTKEFYTEVPFAVDVDGSYYALLNFFERVGKLERIINIGNLKVATVKKPNDAGVKGQYAYAPNESVVASCKATTFFSHEPQAAPPPKAPGKK encoded by the coding sequence ATGGCGAGCTTCAAAGAATTACCGGCAAAGGCGCAGATGGGGATCATCGTCGGCGTGGTGGTGGCGCTGTGCGCCGGCTTCTACTTCCTGGTGCTGAAAGACCAGATGGCGAAGAACGAGAAGGACCTGAAGGCGGCCAAGGACATGGAAGCCAAGGTCAAGGAGCTGGAGCCCTACCAGTCGAAGCTGGAGGACCTGAAGCGGCAGATCGCGAGCCTGCAACTGCAGCTCGATATCCAGAAGCGCATCGTGCCCGACGAGAAAGAGGCCGACAAGTTCATGAAGATGATGCAGGACACGGCCGTAGCGGCGGGCGTCGAGGTGCGCCGCTACGCGCAGGAAGCCGGCAACACCAAGGAGTTCTACACCGAGGTGCCGTTCGCGGTGGACGTGGACGGGTCGTACTACGCGCTGCTGAACTTCTTCGAGCGGGTGGGCAAGCTGGAGCGCATCATCAACATCGGGAACCTGAAGGTAGCCACGGTCAAGAAACCGAACGATGCCGGGGTGAAGGGTCAGTATGCCTACGCGCCCAACGAGAGCGTGGTGGCCAGCTGCAAAGCGACGACGTTCTTCAGCCATGAGCCGCAGGCGGCGCCCCCGCCCAAGGCTCCGGGTAAGAAGTAG
- the pilQ gene encoding type IV pilus secretin PilQ, with amino-acid sequence MRLKQLLGILLLPVVLATMAAAAVSHLTDVKVAPQDNATTVTIQASGVFTHTEYRPSDNLLLVDLVGVSAGRMEGKAQAVKMPGVTSYRVLGFKGAGGTEVARVELTLARDAGVHISEANHALLVTVTLPGGSANAAPAAEMPPPEPAAKPAEEPQARASRPVVIQTVAVARGKGGMNVEILGTGAMTPKAMKLTAPDRVVIDVPNAVPLRKREIAVNSGDIKSVRVARYQADPPVTRVVVDLAANKDFEVVPSGRKLTVKLRPAAEASQPATAPAPATTPAAVEAAKAAPAAPEPPQQEAAAAAPETAAPAATPTQQGAVAQSFVVVEPEYKPKQETTPQAEMKPASRAEDAAAKLGTPQQEVPLVNVPQPSAALMPSTAAITAAMAQQAPAAGAQTAAAARPKFTGEPISVNLKDVDLKDFFRLIHEISGLNIVLDPNVKGSLTLVLDNVPWDQALDIVLKNNGLQKELDGNVLRIATLETMRKEADAQRAQIEAKALADPKVTVTRVLSYAHSKDVVPVIKKFLSQRGEIISDDRINALIIQDIPSVFPAVDRLLTQLDRKTPEVEIEARVIAATRNFARDIGFQMGFGWGNNVSAVGGAGSAGTSPLTTTGLTPTYIHSGGSIPLFSNLPAVAPTSGLSFINATNNYRLDAILTMAEDRGLLKILSRPRVVTQNNITAVVKQGVRIPVVTLAQLGGPPTTSYVDAFLRLTVTPQITAESTIFLAVDVENTTPDFSRQVSGNPTLLTQQAVTQVLVSDGGTVVIGGVIQTQNSVTIQQVPLLGSIPGLGNLFKRRAVSTSTQELIFFITPKIIQT; translated from the coding sequence ATGAGGCTAAAGCAACTGCTGGGTATTCTCTTGCTGCCGGTCGTGCTGGCCACGATGGCGGCGGCAGCCGTTTCGCACTTGACCGACGTGAAGGTTGCCCCTCAGGACAACGCCACCACGGTCACCATCCAGGCGAGCGGCGTCTTCACGCACACGGAATATAGACCGTCCGACAACCTGCTGCTGGTGGACCTGGTCGGGGTGTCGGCAGGGCGGATGGAGGGCAAGGCGCAGGCGGTGAAGATGCCGGGCGTCACCTCCTACCGGGTGCTCGGGTTCAAGGGAGCGGGCGGCACCGAGGTGGCGCGCGTGGAACTGACCCTGGCGCGCGATGCCGGCGTGCACATCAGCGAGGCGAACCACGCCTTGCTGGTGACGGTGACGCTGCCCGGCGGATCGGCCAACGCGGCTCCCGCGGCCGAGATGCCGCCGCCTGAGCCCGCGGCCAAGCCCGCCGAGGAGCCCCAGGCCCGCGCCTCGCGCCCGGTCGTGATCCAGACCGTGGCCGTGGCCCGCGGCAAGGGCGGCATGAACGTCGAGATCCTGGGTACCGGCGCCATGACCCCGAAAGCCATGAAACTGACGGCGCCCGACCGGGTGGTCATCGACGTGCCCAATGCCGTGCCCCTGCGCAAGCGGGAAATCGCGGTCAATAGCGGCGACATCAAGAGTGTGCGCGTGGCGCGCTACCAGGCCGACCCGCCCGTGACCCGGGTAGTGGTGGACCTGGCCGCCAACAAGGACTTCGAAGTGGTTCCCAGCGGCCGCAAGCTGACGGTGAAGCTGCGTCCGGCGGCGGAGGCGTCGCAACCGGCGACCGCCCCGGCTCCGGCCACCACGCCGGCCGCGGTCGAAGCCGCCAAGGCAGCGCCGGCGGCCCCGGAACCACCCCAGCAGGAGGCGGCCGCAGCCGCTCCTGAGACCGCAGCTCCGGCGGCGACGCCCACCCAGCAGGGCGCCGTGGCGCAGAGCTTCGTGGTCGTGGAACCGGAATACAAGCCCAAGCAGGAGACGACCCCGCAGGCGGAGATGAAGCCGGCGAGCCGCGCCGAAGACGCGGCCGCAAAGCTCGGCACCCCGCAGCAGGAAGTGCCGCTGGTCAACGTTCCGCAACCCAGCGCCGCCCTGATGCCGTCCACGGCCGCCATCACGGCTGCCATGGCGCAACAGGCGCCGGCGGCCGGCGCTCAGACCGCGGCCGCTGCCCGTCCCAAGTTCACCGGCGAACCCATCTCGGTGAACCTGAAGGACGTGGACCTGAAGGACTTCTTCCGCCTGATCCACGAGATCAGCGGGCTCAACATCGTGCTCGACCCCAACGTCAAAGGCTCCCTGACCCTGGTGCTGGACAACGTGCCGTGGGACCAGGCGTTGGACATCGTGCTCAAGAACAACGGGCTGCAGAAGGAGCTGGACGGCAACGTGCTCCGCATCGCCACCCTGGAAACCATGCGCAAGGAAGCGGATGCACAGCGGGCGCAGATCGAAGCCAAAGCCCTGGCCGATCCCAAGGTCACGGTTACCCGGGTGCTCAGCTATGCCCACTCCAAGGACGTGGTGCCGGTGATCAAGAAGTTCCTCTCGCAGCGTGGCGAGATCATTTCCGATGACCGCATCAACGCCCTCATCATCCAGGACATCCCCAGCGTCTTCCCGGCGGTAGACCGGCTGCTCACCCAGCTGGACCGCAAGACGCCGGAGGTGGAGATCGAGGCGCGGGTGATCGCGGCCACGCGCAACTTCGCCCGTGACATCGGCTTCCAGATGGGATTCGGTTGGGGCAATAACGTCTCGGCGGTCGGCGGCGCGGGCTCGGCGGGCACCAGTCCGCTCACCACCACCGGCCTGACTCCCACCTACATCCACAGCGGCGGGTCCATCCCGCTGTTCTCCAACCTGCCGGCGGTGGCACCGACCAGCGGGCTCTCGTTCATCAACGCCACCAACAACTACCGGCTGGACGCCATCCTGACCATGGCGGAGGACCGCGGCCTGCTGAAGATCCTCTCCCGCCCGCGGGTCGTCACCCAGAACAACATCACGGCGGTGGTGAAACAAGGCGTGCGCATCCCGGTGGTCACGCTGGCCCAGTTGGGCGGTCCGCCGACCACCAGCTACGTGGACGCGTTCCTGCGCTTGACCGTCACTCCGCAGATCACGGCCGAGAGCACCATCTTCCTGGCCGTGGACGTGGAGAACACGACCCCGGACTTTTCGCGGCAGGTCAGCGGCAACCCGACGCTGCTGACCCAACAGGCGGTTACCCAGGTGCTGGTCAGCGATGGCGGCACGGTGGTGATCGGCGGCGTGATCCAGACCCAGAACTCGGTCACCATCCAGCAGGTCCCGCTCCTGGGCAGCATCCCCGGACTGGGCAACCTGTTCAAGCGCCGCGCGGTCTCGACCTCCACCCAGGAGCTGATCTTCTTCATCACCCCGAAGATCATCCAGACCTAA
- a CDS encoding Xaa-Pro peptidase family protein encodes MDYRARQKKFISAAEDAHVEGFLVTHLPNIRYLSGFTGSAGALAYARGRFAFFTDGRYREQARQEVVGATVVISKKPALTAAAEWLAGARVRRVGVEAEHMTLAARTVAARAVKVSLKPTAGLVECLRMVKEPAELECIRRAVQLGSSLFDTVVEAIRPGVSEASVAAELEYAARAAGAEKMAFESIVAGGVHSAFPHWRASSQPIPNTGFVVLDFGVILAGYCSDMTRTVWVGKPDPAARDLYQAVLEAQRAGLEAVRPGATTGEVDRAARNMLRRAGLARYFTHSTGHGVGLEIHEAPRLARGQTEVLRPGMVVTIEPGAYIPGKGGVRIEDMVAVTESGHQVLTPTTKEFTSI; translated from the coding sequence ATGGACTACCGAGCCCGCCAAAAGAAGTTCATCTCTGCTGCTGAGGACGCGCACGTCGAAGGGTTCCTGGTCACGCACCTGCCCAACATCCGCTACCTGTCTGGGTTCACGGGCTCGGCGGGGGCGCTGGCGTATGCCCGTGGCAGGTTCGCTTTCTTCACCGACGGCCGCTACCGCGAGCAGGCGCGGCAGGAGGTGGTCGGGGCAACGGTGGTCATCAGCAAGAAGCCGGCTCTCACCGCCGCCGCGGAGTGGCTCGCCGGCGCGCGGGTGCGGCGCGTAGGCGTCGAGGCCGAGCACATGACCCTGGCAGCGCGGACCGTTGCCGCCAGGGCCGTCAAGGTTTCTCTGAAGCCCACCGCCGGGCTGGTGGAGTGTCTCCGCATGGTCAAGGAGCCGGCGGAGTTGGAATGCATCCGGCGGGCAGTGCAGCTGGGCTCGAGCCTGTTCGATACAGTGGTGGAGGCGATCCGTCCCGGGGTGAGTGAGGCCTCGGTCGCTGCCGAGTTGGAGTATGCGGCCCGCGCCGCCGGGGCGGAGAAGATGGCGTTTGAGAGCATCGTTGCCGGGGGCGTACACTCGGCCTTTCCTCACTGGCGCGCCTCCTCGCAACCTATTCCAAACACAGGATTTGTGGTGCTCGACTTCGGTGTTATACTTGCCGGCTATTGTTCCGACATGACGCGCACCGTATGGGTGGGGAAGCCCGATCCGGCGGCGCGTGACCTGTACCAGGCAGTCCTGGAGGCCCAGCGGGCGGGGCTGGAAGCGGTCCGGCCCGGCGCGACCACGGGAGAAGTGGACCGCGCCGCGCGTAACATGCTGCGGCGGGCCGGGCTGGCCCGGTACTTCACCCACTCCACCGGGCACGGAGTGGGGCTGGAGATCCACGAGGCCCCGCGCCTGGCCCGCGGCCAGACCGAGGTGCTGCGGCCGGGCATGGTGGTGACCATCGAGCCCGGGGCGTACATCCCGGGGAAGGGCGGGGTCCGTATCGAGGACATGGTGGCCGTGACGGAGAGCGGGCACCAGGTGCTGACGCCCACGACGAAGGAGTTCACCTCGATCTAG
- the accB gene encoding acetyl-CoA carboxylase biotin carboxyl carrier protein, producing the protein MNQKELKELIEFLIEKDIAEFELERGDVKVRIKRAADSAALTAAATPVIQMAPAAVPVAPPAASPAPQAAPAREAAEEGLHLVKSPIVGTFYEAPSPGAPPFVKVGDAVQAGQVLCIVEAMKLMNEIEADASGEIVKKLVQNAQPVEYGQPLFAIRKP; encoded by the coding sequence ATGAACCAGAAAGAGCTCAAGGAACTCATCGAATTCCTGATCGAGAAGGACATCGCCGAGTTCGAGTTGGAACGCGGCGACGTGAAGGTGCGGATCAAGCGCGCGGCCGACTCGGCAGCCCTGACCGCGGCCGCGACGCCGGTCATCCAGATGGCGCCGGCGGCGGTCCCGGTCGCACCCCCCGCGGCATCGCCCGCTCCCCAGGCTGCGCCGGCCCGGGAGGCCGCGGAAGAGGGGCTTCATCTCGTCAAGTCGCCGATCGTGGGGACGTTCTACGAAGCGCCCTCCCCGGGCGCGCCGCCGTTCGTCAAGGTGGGGGACGCCGTGCAAGCCGGGCAGGTGCTGTGCATCGTCGAGGCCATGAAGCTGATGAACGAGATCGAGGCCGACGCCAGTGGGGAGATCGTCAAGAAGTTGGTGCAGAACGCGCAGCCGGTCGAATACGGGCAGCCCTTGTTCGCCATCCGGAAGCCTTAG
- the accC gene encoding acetyl-CoA carboxylase biotin carboxylase subunit, which yields MFKKILIANRGEIALRVICACKELGIKAVAVYSEADRNSLHVRFADEAICIGPPKSAESYLNIPAVISAAEISNVDAIHPGYGLLSENANFAEVCETSDITFIGPPPESMRLMGEKEKARNAMKQFGVPILPGSDGVIGGEGEALAAAQAVGFPVILKASAGGGGRGMRVVRSAEELPNLFRSAQSEAAAAFGNGDLYLEKFIERPRHIEFQVLADKYGNVACLGERECTIQRRHQKLLEESPSVKMTPLLRQQIGDKLCAALAEIGYVNAGTIEFLMDEDGSMYFIEMNTRIQVEHPVTEMTTDVDLVKSQILLAAGERLDDVLHGPVVHRGHAIECRINAEDPETFTPSPGLITSWNPPGGTGVRVDTAQYVESVVPPYYDSLIAKLVVRGKDREEAISRMARALEMFIVEGIHTSIPLHRKILADPDFRAGNFDTRFMERFMPAKKR from the coding sequence ATGTTCAAGAAGATCCTGATCGCGAACCGAGGCGAGATCGCCCTGCGGGTCATCTGCGCCTGCAAGGAACTGGGCATCAAGGCGGTGGCCGTCTATAGCGAGGCCGACCGCAACTCCCTGCACGTGCGCTTCGCCGACGAAGCCATCTGCATCGGGCCGCCCAAGTCGGCGGAGAGCTACCTCAATATCCCCGCGGTCATCAGCGCCGCCGAGATCTCGAACGTGGACGCCATCCACCCCGGCTACGGCCTGCTCAGCGAGAACGCCAACTTCGCCGAGGTGTGCGAGACCTCCGACATCACCTTCATCGGCCCGCCGCCGGAAAGCATGCGGCTGATGGGCGAGAAGGAGAAGGCGCGCAACGCCATGAAGCAATTCGGCGTGCCCATCCTGCCGGGCAGCGACGGGGTGATCGGCGGGGAAGGCGAGGCGCTGGCCGCGGCCCAGGCGGTGGGGTTTCCCGTCATCCTGAAGGCCTCGGCGGGGGGAGGCGGGCGAGGCATGCGGGTGGTCCGCTCGGCGGAGGAACTGCCCAACCTGTTCCGCTCGGCCCAGTCGGAAGCGGCGGCCGCCTTCGGCAACGGCGACCTGTACCTGGAGAAGTTCATCGAACGCCCGCGCCATATCGAATTCCAGGTGCTGGCCGACAAGTACGGCAACGTGGCCTGCCTGGGGGAGCGGGAATGCACCATCCAGCGGCGCCACCAGAAGCTGCTGGAGGAATCTCCGTCGGTGAAGATGACGCCGCTGCTGCGGCAGCAGATCGGCGACAAGCTGTGCGCCGCCCTGGCGGAGATCGGATACGTCAACGCCGGTACCATCGAGTTCCTCATGGATGAAGACGGGAGCATGTACTTCATCGAGATGAACACCCGCATCCAGGTGGAGCACCCGGTCACCGAGATGACCACCGACGTGGACCTGGTAAAAAGCCAGATCCTGCTGGCGGCCGGGGAGCGCCTGGACGACGTATTGCACGGGCCGGTGGTGCACCGCGGGCACGCCATCGAGTGCCGCATCAACGCCGAGGACCCGGAGACCTTCACGCCCTCTCCCGGGCTGATCACCTCCTGGAACCCGCCCGGGGGCACGGGGGTGCGCGTGGACACCGCCCAATACGTCGAGAGCGTAGTGCCGCCCTATTACGATTCGCTGATCGCCAAGCTGGTGGTGCGGGGCAAGGACCGCGAGGAAGCCATTTCCCGCATGGCGCGCGCCCTGGAGATGTTCATCGTGGAGGGTATCCACACCAGTATTCCTCTGCACCGCAAGATCCTGGCCGATCCCGATTTTCGCGCCGGGAATTTCGACACCCGGTTCATGGAACGGTTCATGCCGGCGAAGAAGAGATGA
- the thiE gene encoding thiamine phosphate synthase, with translation MKKAGGRRQEAGGRLVLPRLYAIVDAGRFAGHRKPASALLRFVEELLAGGATLLQYRNKQGGEREILEQARQLRRVCAGIRLIMNDRADLCLAAGCDGVHVGQEDLSPESARAVVGDRLWVGVSTHSVKQVRAAGKGPADYVAIGPVFATSSKQDPDPVVGLRGVKAARAATRKPLVAIGGITRANCRSVIEAGADAVAVISDLMTSPRKSVKEFLRILG, from the coding sequence ATGAAAAAGGCAGGAGGCAGGAGGCAGGAGGCCGGGGGCAGGCTGGTGCTGCCGCGGCTGTATGCCATCGTGGACGCGGGAAGGTTTGCCGGCCATCGCAAGCCGGCCAGCGCGTTGCTGCGCTTCGTCGAGGAACTGCTGGCCGGCGGTGCGACCCTGCTGCAGTACAGGAATAAGCAGGGCGGGGAGCGGGAGATATTGGAGCAGGCGCGCCAACTGCGGCGGGTGTGCGCGGGTATCCGGCTCATCATGAACGACCGCGCTGACCTGTGCCTGGCCGCGGGCTGCGATGGGGTACACGTCGGACAGGAAGACCTGTCGCCGGAGAGTGCGCGGGCCGTCGTCGGAGATCGGCTCTGGGTGGGCGTTTCCACGCATTCGGTGAAGCAGGTTCGGGCGGCCGGGAAGGGGCCGGCGGACTACGTCGCGATCGGGCCGGTCTTTGCCACCTCCAGTAAGCAGGACCCTGACCCGGTGGTCGGGCTGAGGGGGGTGAAGGCGGCGCGGGCGGCGACCCGCAAGCCCCTGGTCGCCATCGGGGGCATCACGCGGGCGAACTGTCGCTCGGTGATCGAGGCCGGCGCGGATGCGGTGGCCGTGATCTCGGACCTGATGACGTCGCCCAGGAAATCAGTGAAAGAATTTCTGCGCATCTTGGGTTAG
- a CDS encoding amino acid permease has translation MSPKADVVPIPASDQELVKGLGLTSATTLVMGGMIGSGVFIVAADIARQVDSPGLLIAAWLVTGFMTISAALAYGELAAMMPKAGGQYVYLREALGPLWGFLYGWTLFLVIQTGTIAAVGVAFGKFMGVFFPAVSSTNWILHFWKAPPIHVGPMVLGNMDVGLNTQNLVAIITIWLLTFVNVFGVRTGAMVQNVFTITKALSLALLVVLGFAVGRNSQAVAANFQDFWAPGPGHADLGIASMVLLVPALLAVAQVGSLFSADAWNNVTFAAGEVKNPQRNLPLSLGLGTGIVILLYVLANYVYVNVLPLHGDPHGATVMARGIQYATEDRVATAVMQVIFGGAGAAIMAIAILISTFGCNNGLILSGARVYYAMAKDGLFFRSAARVHPRYRTPVASLVVQAAWTSVLCLSGTYGQLLDYIIFAVLVFYVLTIVALFVLRRTQPDAERPYRAIGYPVLPAIYVVMALYIDIVLLRYKPQYTWPGLIIVLLGIPVYFLWTGRRPSQARA, from the coding sequence GTGAGTCCAAAAGCAGACGTTGTTCCCATACCGGCGTCGGACCAGGAGCTGGTCAAGGGCCTGGGACTGACCAGCGCCACCACCCTGGTGATGGGGGGCATGATCGGCTCGGGCGTATTCATCGTCGCCGCCGATATCGCCCGCCAGGTGGATTCTCCCGGATTGCTGATCGCGGCCTGGCTGGTGACCGGGTTCATGACCATCTCTGCTGCCCTCGCGTACGGCGAGCTGGCCGCCATGATGCCCAAGGCTGGCGGGCAGTACGTGTATCTGCGCGAGGCCCTGGGCCCGCTCTGGGGCTTCCTCTACGGGTGGACGCTGTTCCTGGTGATCCAGACGGGAACCATCGCCGCCGTGGGCGTCGCCTTCGGCAAGTTCATGGGGGTGTTCTTCCCCGCAGTCTCCTCCACCAATTGGATCCTGCATTTCTGGAAGGCGCCGCCCATCCATGTCGGGCCCATGGTGCTCGGTAACATGGATGTGGGCCTGAACACGCAGAACCTGGTGGCCATCATCACCATCTGGTTGCTGACTTTCGTCAACGTGTTCGGGGTCAGGACCGGAGCGATGGTGCAGAACGTGTTCACCATCACCAAGGCATTGTCGCTGGCGCTGCTGGTCGTGCTGGGGTTCGCGGTGGGACGCAACTCGCAGGCGGTGGCGGCCAACTTCCAGGATTTCTGGGCGCCGGGGCCGGGCCACGCCGACCTCGGCATCGCTTCGATGGTCCTGCTGGTGCCGGCACTGCTGGCGGTGGCCCAGGTGGGGTCGCTGTTCTCCGCCGACGCCTGGAACAATGTGACCTTCGCCGCCGGGGAAGTGAAGAATCCGCAGCGTAACCTGCCCCTGTCGTTGGGGCTGGGGACCGGCATCGTCATCCTGCTCTACGTGCTCGCCAACTACGTTTACGTCAACGTGCTGCCGTTGCATGGCGACCCGCACGGGGCGACGGTGATGGCGCGCGGCATCCAGTACGCCACCGAGGACCGGGTGGCCACCGCCGTCATGCAGGTGATCTTCGGCGGGGCGGGGGCGGCGATCATGGCCATCGCCATCCTGATCTCCACCTTCGGCTGCAACAATGGCCTCATCCTTTCCGGGGCGCGGGTCTACTACGCCATGGCCAAGGACGGTCTGTTCTTCCGCTCCGCCGCCCGGGTCCATCCGCGCTATCGGACGCCGGTGGCGTCGTTGGTGGTGCAGGCGGCGTGGACCTCGGTCTTGTGCCTCTCGGGCACCTACGGGCAACTGCTCGACTACATCATTTTCGCCGTGCTGGTGTTCTACGTCCTCACCATCGTGGCGCTGTTCGTGCTGCGGCGGACGCAGCCCGACGCGGAACGTCCCTACCGCGCCATCGGCTACCCGGTACTGCCGGCGATCTATGTGGTGATGGCTTTGTATATCGACATCGTGCTGTTACGCTACAAGCCGCAATACACCTGGCCGGGGCTCATCATCGTGTTGTTGGGGATCCCAGTCTATTTCCTGTGGACAGGCCGCCGTCCGAGCCAAGCGCGCGCCTGA
- a CDS encoding amino acid permease, protein MADLFAKKPLDVLLNEAKESGEHSLRRTLGPVQLTALGVGAIIGAGIFVLSGLGAHYAGPGLMMSFVLSGLGCAFAGLCYAEFAAMIPLAGSAYTYAYATLGELFAWIIGWDLTLEYAMGASTVSSGWSNHFIELLNIFHIRMPLWMAYDHWTALRTAENTIARQMAVAADPSLQPGTQAFVDKVAAITAAHSPELVSQAHALLDAPKIFGVEIGFNLPAFVIALIITAILVIGIRESARFNATIVAIKVSVVLFVIGLGFQYVAKSNWGGDWHSFAPFGFSGIGAGAAYIFFAYIGFDAVSTTAQEAKNPQRDLPIGIIASLLVCTVLYILVAAVLTGMVPWQEINIEAPIARAFMDRGLTSASHVITLGALAGLTSVMLVMLLGQTRVLYSMAKDGLLPRKFFADVHPKFRTPWKNTILVGFLAAVVGSLTPIDDIGKMVNIGTLLAFVIVCIAVLVLRQTNPGQHRPFRTPWVPVLPILGILFNGYMMYKLGWVNWARLIVWLIIGLVVYFSYSRHHSRVQRGELGAAAESGD, encoded by the coding sequence ATGGCCGATCTATTCGCAAAAAAGCCGTTAGACGTCCTGCTCAATGAGGCGAAGGAATCGGGCGAGCACAGCCTGCGACGCACCCTGGGTCCGGTGCAACTGACCGCGCTCGGGGTGGGGGCCATCATCGGGGCAGGTATCTTCGTCCTTTCCGGGCTGGGCGCCCACTACGCCGGGCCCGGCTTGATGATGTCCTTCGTGCTCTCCGGCCTGGGATGCGCCTTTGCCGGCCTGTGCTATGCGGAGTTCGCCGCCATGATCCCGCTGGCCGGCAGCGCCTATACCTACGCCTATGCCACGCTGGGCGAGCTGTTCGCCTGGATCATCGGCTGGGACCTGACCCTGGAATACGCCATGGGGGCCAGCACCGTGTCGTCCGGCTGGTCGAACCACTTCATCGAGTTGCTCAACATCTTCCACATCAGGATGCCGCTGTGGATGGCGTACGACCACTGGACGGCGCTGCGCACCGCGGAGAACACCATCGCCCGCCAGATGGCGGTCGCCGCGGACCCGTCGCTCCAGCCGGGAACGCAGGCCTTCGTGGACAAGGTGGCCGCCATCACCGCCGCCCATTCGCCCGAACTCGTCTCACAGGCCCACGCACTGCTCGACGCGCCCAAGATCTTCGGGGTGGAGATCGGCTTCAACCTTCCGGCCTTCGTTATCGCGCTCATCATCACCGCCATCCTGGTGATCGGCATCAGGGAGAGCGCCCGTTTCAACGCCACCATCGTCGCCATCAAGGTCAGCGTGGTCCTATTCGTGATCGGCCTGGGCTTCCAGTACGTCGCCAAGAGCAATTGGGGCGGCGACTGGCACAGCTTCGCTCCCTTCGGCTTCTCCGGCATAGGGGCAGGCGCCGCGTACATCTTCTTCGCCTACATCGGGTTTGACGCGGTCTCGACCACGGCCCAGGAGGCCAAGAACCCGCAGCGCGACTTGCCCATCGGCATCATCGCCTCGCTGCTGGTCTGCACCGTCTTGTACATCCTGGTGGCGGCGGTGCTGACCGGCATGGTGCCGTGGCAGGAGATCAACATCGAGGCCCCGATCGCGCGCGCCTTCATGGACCGGGGCCTGACCAGCGCCTCCCACGTCATCACCCTGGGCGCTTTGGCGGGACTGACCAGCGTCATGCTGGTCATGCTCCTGGGCCAGACCCGCGTCCTCTACTCCATGGCCAAGGACGGCCTGCTGCCCCGCAAGTTCTTCGCCGACGTCCATCCCAAATTCCGCACCCCCTGGAAGAACACCATCCTGGTGGGGTTCCTGGCGGCGGTGGTCGGTTCGCTGACCCCCATCGATGACATCGGCAAGATGGTCAACATCGGCACCCTGCTGGCCTTTGTCATCGTCTGCATCGCCGTGCTCGTGCTGCGCCAGACCAATCCCGGCCAGCATCGTCCCTTCCGCACCCCCTGGGTGCCGGTCTTGCCCATCCTCGGCATCCTCTTCAACGGCTACATGATGTACAAGCTGGGGTGGGTGAACTGGGCGCGGCTGATCGTGTGGCTGATCATCGGCCTGGTGGTGTACTTCAGCTACAGCCGGCACCACAGCCGGGTACAACGGGGCGAGCTGGGAGCGGCCGCCGAATCCGGCGACTAG